In a single window of the Frondihabitans peucedani genome:
- a CDS encoding SDR family oxidoreductase, whose amino-acid sequence MSQYDKKDPISLYPQPPFPEQDQSLPGRASKMDPKPDHGEESYVGRERLTGFRGIVTGADSGIGRAAAIALSREGADLVLTYLPEEQPDAEEVRDLLENEGRRAILVPGDLSDEAFCFELVKRAVEELGGLDTLVMVAGHQESHDDILEMTTEGIDNTFKTNIYSLFWLSQAVIPHLEPGSSIVTTGSIQGNQPSPDKLDYAVSKGAIGVFTAALAQQLAPKGIRVNSVAPGPIWTPLQPASSDPETVSHFGEDSPYGRPGQPAELGAAYVHLVSPESSYTSGTTITIAGATPAY is encoded by the coding sequence ATGAGCCAGTACGACAAGAAGGACCCGATCAGCCTCTACCCGCAGCCGCCGTTCCCGGAGCAGGATCAGTCGCTCCCCGGGCGCGCGTCGAAGATGGACCCGAAGCCCGACCACGGCGAGGAGAGCTACGTCGGCCGCGAGCGCCTCACCGGATTCCGCGGGATCGTCACGGGAGCCGACTCCGGGATCGGTCGCGCCGCCGCGATCGCCCTCTCCCGCGAGGGCGCCGACCTCGTGCTCACGTACCTCCCCGAGGAGCAGCCCGACGCCGAGGAGGTGCGCGACCTGCTCGAGAACGAGGGCCGTCGCGCGATCCTGGTGCCCGGAGACCTGTCGGACGAGGCGTTCTGCTTCGAGCTCGTGAAGCGCGCCGTCGAGGAGCTCGGCGGACTCGACACCCTGGTGATGGTCGCCGGCCACCAGGAGAGCCACGACGACATCCTCGAGATGACGACCGAGGGCATCGACAACACCTTCAAGACCAACATCTACTCGCTGTTCTGGCTGAGCCAGGCCGTCATCCCGCACCTCGAACCCGGCTCGTCGATCGTGACGACGGGATCGATCCAGGGCAACCAGCCCTCCCCCGACAAGCTCGACTACGCCGTGTCGAAGGGCGCCATCGGCGTCTTCACGGCGGCGCTCGCCCAGCAGCTCGCGCCGAAGGGGATCCGCGTGAACTCGGTCGCCCCCGGCCCGATCTGGACGCCGCTCCAGCCCGCGTCGAGCGATCCCGAGACCGTGTCGCACTTCGGCGAGGACTCCCCCTACGGCCGCCCCGGGCAGCCCGCCGAGCTCGGCGCCGCCTACGTCCACCTGGTCAGCCCCGAGTCGAGCTACACCTCGGGCACGACGATCACGATCGCCGGAGCGACGCCGGCCTACTGA
- a CDS encoding ATP-dependent DNA ligase: MATRSRGERVSVGGHVLQLTNLDKVLYPETGTTKRDVMAYYAAIAEWMIPHTEGRPATRKRWVNGVDGEVFFEKNLPESAPSWVPRHAIEHRDHENVYPMVDDLATLTWLAQVAALEIHVPQWRFGPRGAQRNPDRIVLDLDPGEGVGLAECVFVAQEMRGILGDMGLDPVPVTSGSKGIHVYAALDGRQTSAQVSEVAHELARALEADHPDLVLSTMGRQDRRGKVFVDWSQNNGNKTTIAPYSLRGRSRPMVAAPRTWRELASTSLHHLEPDEVLKALKRRGDPMQGLSSGTPVPPGELGPDHRNTENPVAVGETSAEGTPGRPDRLAVYRSKRDPSKTREPVPAEAPAPTDGRSFVIQEHHARRLHWDFRLEHDGVLVSWALPKGEPQDTKQNHLAVQTEDHPLEYGTFEGTIAKGEYGAGEVTIWDSGTYDLEKWRDGKEVIVVLHGEQRGARRLALIHTGHGDRDAKNWLIHRMQDDDEHVDAPRDEQGGAQDQAAPGQGDGSPAPARRPKPERAPLRSAEPMLASPGAASDVGDSDEWAVEMKWDGVRAIVTVKDGQVTLTSRNGHDLTPSYPEFAELPDRLGGVRDAVLDGEIVAVDRGGRPDFGLLQTRMKLTRPRDVERVRATAPVRLLLFDVLSLGGVPLVDEPYDARREALVDAVDADQVVDVPPAFEGGLDEAVAFSKELRLEGVVAKRRDSTYSTGRRSRAWIKIKHHATQEVVVAGWRPGTGRRADGVGSLLLGIPADDGLRYVGRVGTGFTDRDLDELLASFRASARKTSPLVDVPRVDARDAHWVTPSRVGEVEFAEWTSTGRLRQPTWRGWRPDKDPADVVRES, translated from the coding sequence ATGGCGACGAGATCCCGGGGCGAGCGCGTCTCGGTGGGCGGGCACGTGCTGCAGCTCACCAACCTCGACAAGGTGCTGTACCCCGAGACGGGAACCACGAAGCGCGACGTGATGGCGTACTACGCCGCGATCGCGGAGTGGATGATCCCGCACACCGAAGGACGCCCGGCGACCCGCAAGCGCTGGGTGAACGGGGTCGACGGGGAGGTCTTCTTCGAGAAGAACCTCCCCGAGTCGGCTCCGTCGTGGGTTCCGCGGCACGCGATCGAGCACAGGGATCACGAGAACGTGTACCCGATGGTCGACGATCTCGCCACACTGACCTGGCTCGCGCAGGTCGCCGCTCTCGAGATCCACGTGCCGCAGTGGCGGTTCGGCCCGCGCGGGGCGCAGCGGAACCCCGACCGGATCGTTCTCGACCTCGACCCGGGCGAGGGGGTCGGGCTCGCCGAGTGCGTCTTCGTGGCGCAGGAGATGCGCGGGATCCTGGGCGACATGGGTCTCGATCCCGTTCCCGTCACCAGTGGGAGCAAGGGCATCCACGTCTACGCGGCCCTCGACGGCCGCCAGACGAGCGCCCAGGTGAGCGAGGTCGCGCACGAGCTCGCGCGCGCCCTCGAGGCCGACCACCCCGATCTCGTGCTGTCGACCATGGGCAGGCAGGATCGCCGCGGCAAGGTCTTCGTCGACTGGTCGCAGAACAACGGGAACAAGACGACGATCGCGCCGTACTCGCTGCGCGGCCGGTCGAGGCCGATGGTGGCGGCCCCGCGCACCTGGCGGGAGCTCGCCTCGACCTCGCTGCACCACCTGGAGCCGGACGAGGTCCTCAAGGCGCTGAAGCGGCGCGGCGACCCGATGCAGGGTCTGTCGTCGGGGACGCCGGTGCCGCCCGGCGAGCTCGGCCCCGACCACCGCAACACCGAGAACCCCGTCGCGGTCGGCGAGACGAGCGCCGAAGGCACGCCGGGCCGGCCCGACCGGCTCGCGGTCTACCGGTCGAAGCGAGACCCGTCGAAGACCCGGGAGCCCGTCCCCGCCGAGGCGCCCGCCCCGACCGACGGCCGGAGCTTCGTGATCCAGGAGCACCACGCCCGGCGCCTGCACTGGGACTTCCGGCTCGAGCACGACGGCGTCCTGGTCAGCTGGGCCCTGCCGAAGGGCGAGCCGCAGGACACGAAGCAGAACCACCTCGCTGTCCAGACCGAGGACCACCCGCTCGAGTACGGCACCTTCGAGGGCACGATCGCGAAGGGCGAGTACGGCGCCGGCGAGGTCACGATCTGGGACTCCGGCACGTACGACCTCGAGAAGTGGCGAGACGGCAAGGAGGTCATCGTCGTCCTCCACGGCGAGCAGCGCGGTGCGCGGCGGCTGGCGCTGATCCACACCGGGCACGGCGATCGCGATGCGAAGAACTGGCTGATCCACCGGATGCAGGACGACGACGAGCACGTCGACGCCCCGCGCGACGAGCAGGGCGGCGCGCAGGATCAGGCGGCCCCCGGTCAGGGCGACGGGTCCCCCGCGCCAGCCCGTCGCCCGAAGCCGGAGCGCGCGCCGCTCCGCAGCGCCGAGCCGATGCTCGCGAGCCCCGGCGCCGCGTCCGACGTGGGCGACAGCGACGAGTGGGCCGTCGAGATGAAGTGGGACGGGGTCCGGGCGATCGTCACTGTGAAGGACGGCCAGGTGACGCTGACGAGCCGGAACGGCCACGACCTGACGCCGTCGTACCCGGAGTTCGCCGAGCTGCCCGACCGGCTGGGCGGCGTCCGAGACGCCGTCCTCGACGGCGAGATCGTGGCCGTCGACCGCGGGGGCCGCCCCGACTTCGGGCTGCTCCAGACCAGGATGAAGCTCACCCGGCCCCGCGACGTCGAGCGGGTCAGGGCGACCGCACCCGTCCGCCTCCTCCTCTTCGACGTGCTGTCGCTCGGCGGCGTTCCGCTCGTCGACGAGCCGTACGACGCACGCCGCGAGGCCCTCGTCGACGCGGTCGACGCGGACCAGGTCGTCGACGTCCCGCCCGCGTTCGAGGGCGGGCTCGACGAGGCCGTCGCCTTCTCGAAGGAGCTCCGCCTCGAGGGCGTCGTCGCCAAGCGCCGCGACAGCACCTACTCGACCGGCAGGCGGAGCCGCGCCTGGATCAAGATCAAGCACCACGCGACCCAGGAGGTCGTCGTCGCCGGCTGGCGTCCGGGAACCGGTCGGCGCGCCGACGGGGTGGGGTCGCTCCTCCTCGGGATCCCCGCGGACGACGGGCTCCGCTACGTCGGCCGGGTGGGCACCGGGTTCACCGACCGCGACCTCGACGAGCTGCTGGCGTCGTTCCGGGCCTCCGCGCGGAAGACGTCGCCGCTCGTGGACGTCCCGCGGGTGGACGCGCGCGACGCGCACTGGGTCACGCCGTCGCGGGTCGGCGAGGTGGAGTTCGCCGAGTGGACCTCGACCGGGCGCCTGCGACAGCCGACCTGGCGCGGCTGGCGGCCGGACAAGGATCCTGCGGACGTGGTCCGGGAGTCCTGA
- a CDS encoding tryptophan-rich sensory protein, with the protein MDTTDRRRRITVAVSAVIAIIGSFIGSGAVVGTPIAQAAGGALAADATLVAPGTGAFQIWGIIYLGLVAYAVWQFLPGQRRAERHRRLGYPVALSLLLNAAWILSIQFGLLALSVPVIAALLAVLVVAFLRAVRSTPTSALDAVITDGTIGLYLGWVSVATVANVTALLVANGFDGFGIVGAAWGIALVALAGIAGIALAIAGRGRIAPMLSLAWGLGWIAIARFSGDLVSVPVAVAAVVTTVVLVVVTLVIRLRSVRSPRSTASAGSAVRA; encoded by the coding sequence ATGGACACCACCGACCGGCGCAGGCGGATCACCGTGGCGGTGAGCGCGGTGATCGCGATCATCGGCTCGTTCATCGGCTCGGGGGCGGTCGTCGGCACGCCGATCGCTCAGGCGGCCGGCGGGGCGCTCGCCGCCGACGCGACCCTCGTCGCCCCCGGAACGGGCGCGTTCCAGATCTGGGGGATCATCTACCTCGGACTCGTCGCCTACGCCGTCTGGCAGTTCCTGCCCGGGCAGCGGAGGGCCGAGCGCCACCGCCGCCTCGGCTACCCGGTCGCCCTGTCGCTGCTCCTCAACGCCGCCTGGATCCTGAGCATCCAGTTCGGTCTCCTCGCCCTCAGCGTCCCCGTGATCGCGGCCCTGCTCGCGGTGCTCGTGGTGGCGTTCCTCCGCGCGGTCCGCTCCACGCCGACGAGCGCCCTCGACGCGGTGATCACCGACGGCACCATCGGCCTCTACCTCGGCTGGGTCTCCGTCGCCACGGTCGCGAACGTGACCGCGCTGCTCGTCGCGAACGGCTTCGACGGGTTCGGGATCGTCGGTGCCGCGTGGGGGATCGCCCTCGTCGCGCTGGCGGGGATCGCGGGGATCGCGCTCGCCATCGCGGGACGCGGCAGGATCGCCCCGATGCTCTCGCTGGCCTGGGGACTCGGCTGGATCGCGATCGCACGCTTCTCGGGCGACCTCGTCTCGGTCCCCGTGGCGGTCGCGGCCGTCGTGACGACTGTCGTGCTCGTCGTCGTCACGCTCGTGATCCGGCTCCGGTCCGTGCGGAGCCCGCGGTCCACGGCGTCGGCGGGAAGCGCCGTCCGCGCCTGA
- a CDS encoding DUF2071 domain-containing protein yields the protein MSASIPVDPVSRIAPHLPGRPVISQFWGDLAFLHWRVDPALVAPHLPPRVEPDVYDGSSWVGLIPFELSRSAFGPLPHVPYFGRFAETNVRLYGVGADGRRSVVFRTLEASKLLPVLTARLGLGLPYTWARMSIVRGGGTIDYASTRRWPAVGGRLPSTHVRIRPSRTPVEDDPLADFLTARWGMHVGRFGQTRFWPNEHDSWPLFSAELVELDDELLAATGFPGLASRAPDSVLYSPGVATRFARP from the coding sequence ATGAGCGCGAGCATCCCCGTCGACCCGGTCTCGAGGATCGCGCCGCACCTCCCCGGCCGGCCCGTCATCTCGCAGTTCTGGGGCGACCTTGCCTTCCTGCACTGGCGAGTCGATCCTGCGCTCGTCGCCCCTCACCTGCCGCCTCGCGTCGAGCCGGACGTCTACGACGGGTCGAGCTGGGTGGGCCTGATCCCGTTCGAGCTGTCGCGCTCGGCGTTCGGGCCCCTGCCGCACGTGCCGTACTTCGGGCGGTTCGCGGAGACGAACGTGCGCCTCTACGGCGTGGGGGCGGACGGACGGCGCAGCGTGGTCTTCCGGACCCTGGAGGCCTCGAAGCTGCTGCCGGTGCTCACCGCTCGGCTCGGCCTCGGACTCCCGTACACCTGGGCGCGCATGTCGATCGTCCGCGGTGGCGGCACGATCGACTACGCCAGCACGAGGCGCTGGCCGGCTGTCGGAGGGAGACTCCCCTCGACGCATGTCCGCATCCGGCCGAGCCGCACGCCGGTCGAGGACGATCCTCTGGCCGACTTCCTGACGGCCCGGTGGGGCATGCACGTCGGCCGGTTCGGGCAGACCCGCTTCTGGCCGAACGAGCACGACTCGTGGCCGCTCTTCTCCGCGGAGCTCGTCGAGCTCGACGACGAGCTGCTCGCCGCGACGGGATTCCCCGGCCTCGCGTCACGGGCGCCCGACTCGGTGCTGTACTCCCCCGGCGTGGCGACGCGCTTCGCCCGGCCCTGA
- a CDS encoding Vms1/Ankzf1 family peptidyl-tRNA hydrolase has product MIPALSTTDVVRLLREGTAVTWAYADVSEDREDPQRLASSRRTSAVEALTRAGAPQQDAEVVADALIEPPGVAAPVSRFLVAQEGAVVVDEILPGPPKLPDTLGHGPVLDVLPLLAHRPLDVAFLVVEVGKGGGGFRVYRFGHEGVDEEQHVQGRTDTLHLSPSGGWDSLRVQHHVEELWRQNLKEVATAIDDAVRRTRARLVVVAGDIQARQLLAEQLAPATVPLLSMVDADTRASDALVEQVDIALARLLATRVHDALDLLRTHLNRGDATAASRLGEVVTALGAAQVDTLLIDPQALGDRTLLALGDVPWVATSPEEALGAAVLGEAPAAPALVRAAVLTDAAVVLASAGSMPGDSGVGALLRWPIGPATPSAGGTA; this is encoded by the coding sequence GTGATCCCAGCCCTGTCCACGACCGACGTCGTCCGACTGCTCCGCGAGGGGACCGCCGTGACCTGGGCCTACGCCGACGTCTCGGAGGACCGCGAGGACCCGCAGCGTCTGGCGTCCAGCCGCCGCACGAGCGCCGTCGAGGCGCTGACCCGGGCGGGCGCACCGCAGCAGGACGCCGAGGTGGTCGCCGACGCGCTCATCGAGCCTCCCGGGGTGGCCGCCCCGGTGAGCCGGTTCCTGGTGGCGCAGGAGGGGGCGGTCGTCGTCGACGAGATCCTCCCGGGGCCGCCCAAGCTCCCCGACACCCTCGGGCACGGCCCCGTCCTCGACGTCCTGCCGCTGCTGGCTCACCGGCCCCTGGACGTCGCCTTCCTCGTGGTCGAGGTCGGCAAGGGCGGCGGCGGGTTCCGCGTCTACCGCTTCGGACACGAGGGCGTCGACGAGGAGCAGCACGTGCAGGGCCGCACCGACACGCTGCACCTGTCGCCGAGCGGCGGCTGGGACAGCCTCCGGGTGCAGCACCACGTGGAGGAGCTCTGGCGGCAGAACCTCAAGGAGGTGGCGACCGCCATCGACGACGCCGTCCGCCGGACGAGGGCGCGGCTGGTCGTCGTCGCCGGAGACATCCAGGCCCGGCAGCTGCTCGCGGAGCAGCTGGCTCCGGCCACCGTGCCGCTCCTGTCGATGGTCGACGCCGACACCCGGGCGAGCGACGCGCTCGTCGAGCAGGTCGACATCGCCCTGGCCCGGCTTCTCGCCACGCGCGTCCACGACGCGCTCGACCTCCTGCGCACGCACCTCAACCGGGGAGACGCCACCGCCGCCTCGCGCCTCGGCGAGGTCGTGACGGCGCTCGGTGCGGCGCAGGTCGACACCCTCCTCATCGACCCGCAGGCGCTCGGGGACCGGACGCTCCTGGCGCTCGGCGACGTGCCGTGGGTCGCGACGTCTCCGGAGGAGGCGCTCGGCGCGGCGGTCCTGGGCGAGGCCCCGGCCGCTCCCGCCCTCGTGCGGGCCGCCGTCCTGACCGACGCCGCCGTCGTCCTGGCGAGCGCCGGATCGATGCCGGGCGACAGCGGTGTCGGCGCCCTGCTCCGCTGGCCCATCGGCCCCGCGACGCCCTCGGCGGGGGGCACGGCGTGA